One window of the Paenibacillus beijingensis genome contains the following:
- a CDS encoding fumarylacetoacetate hydrolase family protein: MSIEHWISKTRKIIGVGPNFKAFRAEKGITHSEDPFLFLKSPESLTTDEHIHLPLSLSEIICEVEMAVIIGKDAKHITEKDVPSIVAGYALVNDMTASAHFDTGRFKMFDRLTPVGPLVQEIDPCDVTLEMRVNGVLVQRDHTSQMLFSAHWLVSHISDIMTLREGDIILTGTPANPQYGKDGDTIELISPQLGYTKHTIHWGP, encoded by the coding sequence TTGTCGATCGAGCATTGGATCAGCAAAACACGTAAAATCATCGGTGTCGGTCCGAACTTCAAAGCTTTCAGGGCCGAGAAAGGCATTACGCATTCGGAGGATCCTTTTTTATTTTTGAAATCTCCGGAGAGCTTAACGACAGATGAACATATTCATCTGCCCTTATCATTGTCTGAAATCATTTGTGAAGTGGAAATGGCCGTTATCATCGGTAAAGACGCGAAGCATATTACGGAAAAGGATGTTCCTTCCATTGTCGCAGGCTATGCGCTTGTCAATGATATGACCGCCAGCGCCCATTTTGATACGGGACGGTTCAAGATGTTTGACCGGCTTACTCCGGTCGGCCCTCTCGTGCAAGAAATTGACCCTTGCGACGTTACACTGGAAATGCGGGTGAACGGAGTACTCGTCCAACGAGATCACACAAGTCAGATGCTGTTCTCCGCTCATTGGCTCGTCTCCCATATTTCGGACATCATGACGCTGCGCGAAGGGGATATCATTTTAACCGGAACGCCGGCTAACCCTCAGTACGGCAAGGATGGCGATACGATCGAGCTCATCAGCCCGCAGCTTGGCTACACGAAGCATACCATTCATTGGGGACCTTGA